Below is a genomic region from Granulicella sibirica.
TCAGACTTGTGCTTCCTCTAGTCGTCGGCACCTCAGTCCTCATGGGATGTTTTGCTATCGGTCCCGCGCACTATAACAACCTGCCCCCTCTCTTCGCGGGTGGAAAAGAAGAAAAGGGAGAGCAAGGAGACGACTTGCACCCGATTGCAGTCCGAGCTCTGGGATTGGAAAAGCAGGGCACTCTTCCCGAGACGATCGACGGGCGCCAAACTTTTTTAATTCGAGATCGCGTAGCGATCAATATTTTGGCTCGGTCAGGGTACTTGAATAGTGCTGTTGTTATCGAGAATGGAGGATCACCTCCGGAAAATGTATACGAGGCGGTCCCCGCTGACGCACCTGCAACGTGCGCAACCGTAGCCGGTCAGGATCACGAAAACAAGGATGCAGGGTTACTTGATTCGCCACGCCAGGAAGCCCTTAGGATGGCTTTAGCTGCTGTAGCAATCGAGAAGTTCAATAGAACACCTTTCCATCGGTGGGCCGAGTGGACCGCCGTCAAAGCAGTAAGGACAGTCTTCGGGAGGACACCCGACTTCTCCCTAGGGCCCGCCCAACTCCGAATGTCTACCCTCCGGCGCCTCCGAGACGAAGCTGCATCGTCTGACGCTGCCTACGCAGTTGTAAAGCAACCGGACGCTCACTTGGAGGCGATGCTGACAGACGAATGCAGTTCGCTGACTCTCGCCGCTCTGCTGATGTATAACGAATTGCTAAAAGTCAGACAAAGTCACGTGTGCGATGATGCACCGGACATGAACTGCGTAGAACTGACCGTAGCCGCCGACTACTCGGGCCACCATCGCCATTCTTCCGCCACCATCGACTATGGTCCAGTTTTAGTAGCGATGATGAATATAATTAAGGATTATGAGGGGGTATTCGTTGATGAGGGAGCCGATCATGTTCCGCCGACTTCAAGCCCCCCGTAACAATCAGTCGGGATACTCTGAAGGGACGATCGTGCTGGGGGCTGGACGCTCAGCGGCAACAAGCCGATCAACAGCGAGTCACGATGCACTCGATCTCTTGCTCGGTCCAGCGACAACCTGTGCGACTCAACCTTGACGCTCGCGATCTCGGATTTTTGTTGTTGACCGCGCTGTGTTTCCATGAGTGACAAATCGCCAATGCACTCACTGACGCAGAATCAATACCGGGAAGTCGGCTTGTCGTCAGCAATTCAGTCCCGCAAATAACGGTCGGTGAGTTTCGTAACGGGCTCGTTCCCCCTTCCTGCCTTTTCCCCTTTGCCGCCTGCGGCGCTACGACCTTAGCAATGCAACTCAGATCCCGGCGCGTGTTTCTGCTGAACGCTGCGTAGCCTTCATGTAGCGACTGATGTATATGCATCATGCTGATATGATGAACGTCATTGAAAGTCATCGCAGTAAAACAAGAATCGAAAGGACATTACATGGGGAAGCTCGAAGGAAAGATTGCGCTCATAACGGGCGGGAATAGCGGCATCGGACTTGCGACCGCAAAGCGGTTTGTAGCCGAAGGCGCCTACATCTTCATAACGGGACGTCGAGAGGCGGAGCTAGATGCTGCTGTAAGCGAGATTGGTGCCAATGTAACCGGTGTCAAGGGAGATGTGGCCAGCCTTGGCGATTTGGATAAGCTCTTCGCCCAGATCAAACGCGAGAAGGGCAAACTCGACATTGTCTTTGCGAACGCAGGAATTACGCCCATGACCCTGTTAGGCGAGATAACGGAGGAGGCCTACGATTCGCTCTTCGATGTCAATGTCAAAGGACTCCTCTTCTCCATCCAGAAGGCACTCCCGTTGCTGTCAGACGGCGGGTCGATCATCCTTAACGCATCCATCGTTGCCAGCAAGGGTTTTGCCAACTGGAGTGTGTATAGCGCTACAAAGGCCGCTGTCCGTTCGTTCGCACGAAGCTGGACATCGGACCTGAAGGAACGCCGTATCCGTGTGAATGCGTTGAGTCCCGGCTATATCGACACCGCGCCGTGGCATTCAAGTGCCGTGACAGAGATCCGCGAAAATATCGAGTCTTCGGGCAGTGTGCCACTGGGCCGGTTTGGTACAGCCGATGAGGTCGCTAAGGCCGTGGTCTTTCTCGCGAGTGATGACAGCAGCTACATCACTGGAACGGAGATATTCGTCGATGGTGGTGTCGCACAAATCTGATGCCAATGAAGCCGGTGGCCTCGACAGTCGACTGCGTTCGACTGTCGAGTTCCTTCCATAGCCTAGAGTTTTGTTGGATCGAGACTTCGCAGGATATGAACGCTGGGTGATTGCGTATCAACCCACTACACCTTGCAAGTCCAGCGAATGTAACAGAACCGACTGTTTCATCCGGCCTGATGCTATGTCGTCACCGGCTGAGCGCTCGATATTGA
It encodes:
- a CDS encoding SDR family NAD(P)-dependent oxidoreductase codes for the protein MGKLEGKIALITGGNSGIGLATAKRFVAEGAYIFITGRREAELDAAVSEIGANVTGVKGDVASLGDLDKLFAQIKREKGKLDIVFANAGITPMTLLGEITEEAYDSLFDVNVKGLLFSIQKALPLLSDGGSIILNASIVASKGFANWSVYSATKAAVRSFARSWTSDLKERRIRVNALSPGYIDTAPWHSSAVTEIRENIESSGSVPLGRFGTADEVAKAVVFLASDDSSYITGTEIFVDGGVAQI